One Rosa chinensis cultivar Old Blush chromosome 5, RchiOBHm-V2, whole genome shotgun sequence genomic region harbors:
- the LOC112201509 gene encoding protein SMG7: MMITKLDKMSVSPSWERAQRLFDKITELESRRRRSAQARVPSDPNAWQQIRENYEAIILEDHAFSEQHNVEYALWQLHYKRIDELRTHFSAAMASTGSNSSQGLKGPTRPDRITKIRLQFKTFLSEATGFYHDLIVKIRAKYGLPLGYFSEDSENRIVMDKDGKKSADMKKGLISCHRCLIYLGDLARYKGLYGEGDSKTREYAAASSYYLQAASCLPSSGNPHHQLAILASYSGDELVTVYRYFRSLAVDNPFSTARDNLIVAFEKNRQSYSQLSGNANTSALKELPARLTGKGRGKGEAIPAKDNNTEAGLVKERSSSNQEKYKAFSIRFVRLNGILFTRTSLETFAEVLSVVSSGLYELLSSGAEEELSLGADAVENGLVIVRLVSILIFTVHNVKKESEGQSYAEIVQRAVLLQNAFTAVFELMGHVLERCVKLGDPTSSHLLPGILVFVEWLACCPDVAAGSDADEKQSSVRAKFWNACIHLLNNLLSSVPMSIDDDGDETCFNNMSRYEEGETENRLALWEDFELRGFMPLLPAHTILDFSRKHSFGSDGQKEKGARVKRILAAGKALANVVKVDQKAIYFDSQTKKFVIGVEPSINGDYMPTSFLGMANSNDNLEENQVEDTKNLGGPFQKPGLTMDGDEEDEVIVFKPTVAEKRPDVVGTTWAIPQHLEPFKSEEISLANNLKSLGFMGNGQVLKSDHVSSSVPFQQPVNGSTSSMFYSHAKAPEAVLPFKVDTIASSGPFADGLTLKTSSALPSAIRKNPVSRPVRHLGPPPGFSHVPTKQVNESIYNSESMGENPLMDDYSWLDGYQVPSSTKGNAFSSSINYSSHSNLHRVPNGNGLSGAVNFPFPGKQGPSMPFQAENQKSRQEFHMLDDLKLHHEMQLQQQQQPEQYQGQSVWTGRYFV, from the exons ATGATGATCACAAAATTGGATAAAATGTCTGTTTCTCCATCATGGGAGCGTGCCCAACGTTTGTTCGACAAG ATTACTGAGTTGGAGAGTAGGCGTCGGAGGTCTGCCCAAGCACGAGTTCCCTCAGATCCTAATGCCTGGCAACAGATACGTGAGAATTATGAAGCTATAATTCTTGAGGACCATGCATTTTCAGAGCAGCACAATGTTGAGTATGCTTTGTGGCAGTTACATTACAAGCGGATTGACGAATTGCGCACGCACTTCAGTGCTGCTATGGCTTCTACAGGTTCAAACTCATCCCAAGGTTTGAAGGGACCTACTCGGCCTGATCGTATTACAAAAATAAGACTGCagtttaaaacattcctttcaGAAGCGACTGGATTTTATCATGATTTAATAGTGAAGATCAGAGCAAAGTATGGGCTTCCTCTTGGCTATTTCTCTGAGGATTCTGAAAATCGAATTGTTATGGATAAGGATGGAAAGAAATCTGCTGATATGAAGAAAGGTTTGATATCATGCCACCGCTGTTTGATTTACTTGGGTGACCTTGCACGCTACAAAGGACTGTATGGGGAGGGGGACTCCAAAACTCGTGAGTATGCTGCTGCCTCAAGTTACTACTTGCAAGCTGCATCTTGTTTGCCATCAAGTGGGAACCCTCATCATCAG CTTGCTATATTGGCTTCTTATTCTGGGGATGAGTTGGTGACTGTTTATCGATATTTTCGTAGCCTGGCCGTGGATAATCCCTTTTCAACTGCAAGGGATAACTTGATTGTGGCATTTGAGAAG AATCGTCAGAGTTACTCGCAACTGTCTGGCAATGCTAATACTTCTGCACTCAAAGAGTTGCCTGCACGATTGACTGGCAAAGGTCGAGGGAAGGGGGAAGCAATACCTGCTAAAGATAACAACACAGAAGCAGGCCTTGTTAAGGAAAGATCATCCAGTAATCAGGAAAAATACAAAGCTTTTTCAATTCGTTTTGTCCGTCTAAATGGCATTCTTTTTACACGTACTAG CCTGGAGACATTTGCAGAAGTTCTCTCTGTTGTAAGCAGTGGTTTATATGAGCTTCTATCTTCCGGAGCAGAAGAGGAGCTGAGTCTTGGTGCTGATGCTGTTGAGAATGGACTGGTCATTGTTCGACTGGTCTCTATACTGATATTCACAGTTCATAATGTGAAAAAGGAAAGTGAAGGTCAGTCATATGCAGAAATTGTACAGCGTGCTGTTCTGCTGCAAAATGCATTTACTGCTGTCTTCGAGTTGATGGGGCATGTCTTAGAGAGATGCGTGAAGCTGGGGGATCCAACTTCAAGTCACCTGTTACCAGGCATTCTGGTTTTTGTAGAATGGTTGGCATGTTGTCCTGATGTAGCGGCTGGCAGTGATGCAGATGAAAAACAGTCTTCTGTTAGAGCAAAGTTCTGGAATGCTTGCATACACTTGTTGAATAATCTCTTATCATCTGTTCCGATGTCCATAGATGATGATGGAGATGAGACTTGCTTTAATAATATGAGCAGATATGAAGAAGGGGAAACTGAGAATCGCCTTGCTTTGTGGGAGGATTTTGAGTTGAGAGGATTCATGCCGCTTCTTCCAGCACATACAATATTGGATTTCTCGAGGAAGCATTCTTTTGGAAGTGATGGCCAGAAGGAAAAAGGTGCGCGTGTTAAAAGGATCCTGGCGGCAGGCAAGGCTTTAGCAAATGTGGTCAAGGTTGATCAAAAAGCCATTTATTTTGATTCCCAGACAAAGAAATTTGTCATCGGTGTTGAGCCTTCAATTAATGGCGATTATATGCCTACCTCCTTTTTAGGCATGGCTAATTCCAATGATAATCTGGAAGAAAATCAAGTGGAGGACACCAAAAATCTGGGAGGTCCATTTCAAAAGCCAGGGTTGACCATGGATGGggatgaggaagatgaagtAATAGTTTTTAAACCAACAGTGGCTGAGAAGAGGCCTGATGTGGTAGGCACTACATGGGCTATCCCCCAGCATTTGGAACCATTTAAATCAGAAGAAATATCTCTTGCTAACAACCTAAAGAGTTTGGGATTTATGGGCAATGGACAAGTACTGAAATCTGACCATGTATCAAGTTCGGTTCCATTCCAACAGCCTGTTAATGGTAGTACTAGTAGTATGTTTTACAGCCATGCAAAGGCTCCAGAAGCTGTGTTGCCGTTTAAGGTTGATACTATTGCATCTTCTGGGCCATTTGCGGATGGTTTGACATTGAAGACGTCATCAGCTTTGCCCTCTGCTATCCGTAAAAATCCAGTTAGTCGACCTGTTAGACACCTTGGTCCGCCACCTGGTTTTAGCCATGTTCCCACTAAACAAGTGAACGAGTCTATTTATAATTCAGAGTCAATGGGTGAGAATCCACTGATGGATGATTACAGCTGGTTGGATGGGTATCAGGTGCCATCTTCAACTAAAGGAAATGCATTCAGCAGTTCCATTAACTACTCATCTCATTCAAATCTCCATCGCGTTCCTAATGGGAATGGCTTAAGTGGAGCAGTGAACTTTCCCTTTCCTGGTAAACAGGGCCCATCTATGCCATTCCAAGCAGAAAACCAGAAAAGCCGGCAAGAATTCCATATGCTCGATGATCTTAAACTTCACCATGAAATGCAgctgcagcagcagcaacaacctGAGCAATATCAAGGACAGTCTGTCTGGACAGGCCGCTATTTTGTGTGA